Genomic window (Penaeus vannamei isolate JL-2024 unplaced genomic scaffold, ASM4276789v1 unanchor1007, whole genome shotgun sequence):
aataaacaaccaaaacaacaacaataaaagaaagaaagaagaaagaaaaaaacgcgccAAAACTAAACGAAAACAAAGGAGCATCAACCATAGACGACATGACACGCATCGACGTCTCGGAATCGAAGCCTCAACCGCAACTTTTTGGTCAATAAACCTTGACTTTTTTTAGAGGATATTTGGTTGCCTGTTGCCTCTGACCGCAGCCGAGGATTTGGGTTATTTGGTTATTATTTATTGCCTGGATTCgagtcttttattgttattgtaggaGGATTAAGGTGTTGGATAATGGAGTTCGAATGTCTGTCGTCAATAGATTCTTGGTATTAGAGTGGAGGAGAATAtatgaaatggaattaaactgcttacacacacacgcacacgcccacacgcccacacgcgcgcgcgcgcacgcacacacacacacacacacacacacacacacacacacacacacacacacaattacaaacacacacaattacaaacacacacaattacaaacacacacacacatatgtatgtatatgtatatctctctatatgtatagatatctgtctattttatctatctatatatctatgtatttatagatagatatatatatacagatggataaacagatatatagatagacagagagatatacagatatatatagatagacagatagacagacagacagacatatagataggtagatagatagatagatggattgattgatagataaagagacagctgtgtaaatgcatgtacatTTTCACGGAAATATGCTTCATAAGAATTACACactaagagaaataggaaaataaataaacatcatttTTCCTGGATATACCGTTACTCAGCAAAAAATGAAACGTAAAAAGGTCAAATCAAAatctaaaaatagaaaatgacaTCATCTTACTTCGGCGCAGCTGgataaaactaaagaaaaggacgaagaaggaaaaaaaagaagaaaggaataagacgaaggaaaattcaaagaaggaaaggaaaaaaagaaggaaagaatatgacgaaggaaaatataaaagctTTGACGTCAATTCCAGGCTGTTTCCAACGGTTGTCAGGGCCGCTGGTATTGTCACGGCGGCTGGTGTTGTCAAGGCTGCTGGTGTTGTCAGGGCAGCTAGTGTTGTCAAGGCTGCTGGTATTGTCATGGCCCCTGGTGTTGTCAAGGCCGCTGGTGTTGTCAAGGCTGGTGTTGTCATGGCCCCTGGTGTTGTCATGGCCGCTGGTGTTGTCAAGGCCGCTGGTGTTGTCAGGGCCGCTGGTGTTGTCAGGGCCGCTGGTGTTGTCAGGGCGGCTGGTGTTGTCAAGGCTGCTGGTGTTGTCAGGGCCCCTGGTGTTGTCAAGGCCGCTGGTGTTGTCAGGGCCGCTGGTGTTGTCAGGGCCCCTGGTGTTGTCAAGGCTGCTGGTGTTGTCAAGGCTGCTGGTGTTGTCAAGGCCGCTGGTGTTGTCAAGGCTGCTGGTGTTGTCAAGGCTGCTGGTGTTGTCAAGGCTGCTGGTGTTGTCAAGGCCGCTGGTGTTGTCAGGGCCCCTGGTGTTGTCAGGGCCGCTGGTGTTGTCAAGGCTGCTGGTGTTGTCAAGGCTGCTGGTGTTGTCAAGGCCGCTGGTGTTGTCAGGGCCCCTAGTGTTGTCAGGGCCGCTGGTGTTGTCAAGGCCGCTGGTGTTGTCAGGGCCCCTGGTGTTGTCAGGGCCGCTGGTGTTGTCAAGGCTGCTGGTGTTGTCAAGGCTGCTGGTGTTGTCAAGGCCGCTGGTGTTGTCAGGGCCCCTAGTATTGTCAGGGCCGCTGGTGTTGTCAAGTCCCCTGGTGTTGTCAAGGCCCCTGGTGTTATTAGAGCCGCTGGTGTTGTCACAGACGGGCACTCTGGCTCCGAAGGGCGGCTTCCTCGGTGgcagtcaccccccccctcctccccgacgcCCTCCTTCGGCTGTCCACTCAAGGGACGGCTTTATAGGGCCTCCGCCTGACGTCTATGGCGCTCTTAAACGCCGGCTTTGTTGTCCTGCGCCCACGTTCCCACGCCCGCGACGCTCCTACGCCCCTGTCCACGCCCACGAGATTCATACGCTCCTGTGCACGCCCGCAAGTCTTTCACTCCCCTGTCCACGCCCGCGACTCTCCCACTCCCCTGTCCACGCCCGCGAGACTTATCCGCTCCTGTCCACGCCCGCGAGACTTATCCGCTCCTGTGCACGCCCGCGAGACTCATCCGCTCCTGTCCACGCCCGCGAGACTTATCCGCTCCTGTCCACGCCCGCGAGACTCATCCGCTCCTGTCCACGCCCGCGACTCTCCCACTCCCCTGTCCACGCCCGCGACGCTCCTCCGCTCCTGTCCACGCCCGCAAGTCTCCCACTCCCCTGTCCACGCCCGCGAGACTCATCCGCTCCTGTCCACGCCCGCGACGCTCCTCCGCCCCTGTCCACGCCCGTGATTGTGTTAAGTTCTCTCATACACTCCCAGGGCGCCCACGCTCGCGCACCTACGCTCTTATGCGGGATTAAGGACCTTTTCTGTACGCCCTTCCGCTTCGTCAATCATTTTCCCACGCCCATCACGCCCATCCCGAGTGTACAGATCACACGCGCTGGTTTTCAATCAGACTCACGCCCACCGATggcattctcccctcctcttcctcctcctccttctccttcttctttttcttcctcctcctcctcctcctactccacctccttctcttcctcgttctctccttttctcttcttcctcctcgtcctcgtctccgtctcgtcctcctcctccaccacctccgcccaccaccacctccccctccccctcccccttcccctcctccctcctcttccccctcctcctcccacacacccacctccccctccccctcccctcctccccctcccccatactccccctcctcctcctccctccacctcctccaccaccacctccccctccctcccttctccacctcccacctcccaccccctctccctcccccctccccctctcctccacctccaccacccacctccccctcccccctccccctccaccccgcccacatCCCAAGCGGTAGCCCCCACAAGCCTCCTCCGCGAGACAAATGAGCATCTAGTGTCAGTTTCGGCGCGACCTTTTGCGTTCACGTCATCGCCTCATCTGCCTCATTGGAGCTTCTGCGGCGGCGGGAGGAGGACGTGGGCGGGAGGCACGGGCGCTGAGGGGGGCTGGAAAGAGGCGTGTTGAGGGAATTGAAGGAGAGGGCGGtttgaggggagaaggaaggaaggggtgggaggagaaggggaggcacAGCTGAAGGGGCTGAGAGGGCATTGAGGAGGCGTGTTGAGGGTGGAGAAAGGGCAGTTGGGGTGgaggaagcaagagaaaagaggCGTGTTGAGTGGAGAAGGgcagtggagggtggaggaggaagaagggcagtgtggagggtggagaagggcgtgttgagatgggaggggagggagggtggaggaagaggcagtgtgaagtggagaagagggcagtggagggaggtaggtaggggaaggagggtggagaaggccagttgagaagtggagagggcggagaagggcgttggagggtggagaagggcggtgttggggggtggaggaaggggcgtGTTGAAGGCGGAGAGggcggtggagggtggagggcgaggagagaagggcagttgagggggtgggagggagggagggggagagaggggagggaggagggagaggggcggttgaggggtgggaggagggaggaggggagaagggcagttgagggggtgggagggggagggggaaggaggagggagtagggagaggaggggtggagaagggcggTGGAGGGCGTGTTGAGGGCCGAGAAGGgcggtggagggggtgagagagggaggggaagggggagggggaggggttaagggccgCTAAGGGTGTTTCGGGTTCGAGAAAATGTGATTTATTTGGTGGGATTTTTGGACGTATGTCAGTTATGGTGAAAGATATTtgagattttcttctttcttcttgttggcaaaacaatgataagaaacaattatgatgaaagatatttgaatttatttttcttctttcttgtcggcaaaacaatgataaaaaaaacaattatgatgaaaGATATTtgagattttcttctttcttgtcggcaaaacaatgataaaaagcaatTATGATGAAAGATATTtgagattttcttctttcttgtcggcaaaacaatgataaaaagcaatTATGATGAAAGATATTtgagattttcttctttcttgtcggcaaaacaatgataaaaagcaatTATGATGAAAGATATTtgagattttcttctttcttgtcggcaaaacaatgataaaaagcaatTATGATGAAAGATATTtgagattttcttctttcttgtcggcaaaacaatgataaaaagcaattatgatgaaagatatttgaatttatttttcttgtcggcaaaacaatgataaaaaaacaattatgatgaaaGATATTTGAAAATTTCTTCTTAAGTGtctataaaatgatgataaaaaacgaaCTACACTAacagtggaaaaattcatatccatAACACAACCACAAACTTATCATTCGATGAcgtaaaacctaaaaaaaaatctccgTTATAATCTGAACATTAACGAAAacgaaatacaaaagaaaagacgaTAACTGGCCCCCAAATTAAgacatctacccccctccccctcccccctcccatttcaccactccctccccacgcACTTAACCTGAACCAACACCTGTCTGTAAACACGAGAATAAAGTGCTCACTGccaacatgtacatacacacacacacatacacacacacacacacacacacacacgcacacacacacgcacacacacacacacacccacgtacacacacacacgcacacgaagaaggagagagcgtgTATACATATTTTCCCTACAATAAAACACACATCACGGGACTTGTCTTGTCAACCCTTTGTCTCACTCCCCACCGCCTCCTGATACCCACACTACCCCACCGCCTCCTGATACTACTACCCCACCGCCTCTGATACCCACCTGCCCATCCTGATACCCGGACTGACCCCTGATACCCACCTACCCTCCTCATATCCACACTGTCTCCCATTCTTGTCAACCCACTCATACTAACCTCTCTGATATCCACTACCCCCCATACCCACACTGTCCCTCCTGATACTAACACGCTACCCACACTACCCTCTTCATATCCACACTGCCCCTCATTCATACTACCTTCCTGATACCCACACTAACCCCCATACCCACATTACCTCCTCCTGATACCCACACTGCCCCCCAAACTCATACTAAGCTCCTGATGCCCACACTAAGCCCCTGATACCCACACTGCCCCCCTCATACCCACATTACACTCCTCCCTGATACCCACATACCCCCAAACTCATATAAGCTCCCTGATGCCCACACTAAAAACTTACAAATCACCCCACACTGCCCCCCTCATACCCACATTAGCACTTCTTGATACCCACTCTAACCCCCTGATACCCACACTGCCCCTCATAGTACCCGCATCCCCACCCGATACCCGACTCCCTATATACCCGCGGTACCCTCTGCGAGCGCCCGAGGATCACGCTCCCCCACGCCCACGAGTTCCGCTGACGCCACTGGGGTATTACGCCCACGCTGGCTTAAGGGCGCTGGTTGGACACGTCCTCGACACCCATAAACACCGCTGTTGGATGCACTTACATGGGCGCGCGGACACTCGGGGCTAATACGCACATGGCGACGCGTGTGCACCTCGTTCGCACGGACAGAGGCTCGGAAATGGGgtacttatttatttcttcctgttttgtttgtttgtttgtttgtttgtttcattttttctcgctctctcgctctctctctttgcatatatatctatgtatctatatatccatctatctatctatctacataaccatctatctatctacctatctctctatctgcatacccatctatctatctatctacatacccatctacctatcaacacacacacacctccacatctatttctctctctatcccgctaACTACAtcatccatacccctcccctctccctcctctcgtcccaacatcccccccctcctctcgatccccacatcccccctccctcctctcatcccctcctctcgtcccccacccccctcctccctcgtccccacatccccctcccctcgtcacttccccctcctctagtccccacatccccccctcctctcgtcccgtccctccctcctcctctcgtccccacatcccccctccctcctctcgtccccacatccccccctcctctcgtccccctccctcctctcctcctctcgtccccacatccccccccccccccccccccccccagcgcccaACGCCAACTGCCAGGACCTCATCGTCTTTGTCACAGTGACTTTAACAGCGCATAGAAGCCCAAAAGGGGGCGGGTCCTCGAACGGCACTAACTGTCATGGGATATTATACCCTTTGCTCACCGGTCAGTAAACACAAAATGCTATAAAAGATCATTCGTGAATGGAGATGTAAGTGGGGGGTTCGATTGAGGGGGGTTTgaggggggtgggatgagggctggagttagaagggggaaggaggagggtggggtatgggggggttagtgggagggagatcaagggaggaacagaagggtgacgtttggggtggaggggggggaagggtagagagggggtgTTAGATGAATGGGGgcaggagggatgaagaggggataaggagggtagaaaggaagaggggtatggggagggcgggggagatagAGTGGGGGTTGGTGTTGAGTGATAGGGGGGTGGAAAGGTGGGGTtagagacaagggagagggggtatgggcaGAAGGCGttgggggggttgaagggaggggtgaaagggcaTATAGAGGGACAGgttggaatgaggaagaagatgagaggatCGCTTACTGTCCTAATAATCACCCTATCAAAAAAATCGCTTTTCggttcatcatcattacaaccaaCGTCACCTTCGTCAcaatcatgaccattatcatcatcatcgtcatcatgatcaccaacatcatcactatcattattattaccattattactatcgtcatcatcattat
Coding sequences:
- the LOC138861134 gene encoding ovarian abundant message protein-like gives rise to the protein LFPTVVRAAGIVTAAGVVKAAGVVRAASVVKAAGIVMAPGVVKAAGVVKAGVVMAPGVVMAAGVVKAAGVVRAAGVVRAAGVVRAAGVVKAAGVVRAPGVVKAAGVVRAAGVVRAPGVVKAAGVVKAAGVVKAAGVVKAAGVVKAAGVVKAAGVVKAAGVVRAPGVVRAAGVVKAAGVVKAAGVVKAAGVVRAPSVVRAAGVVKAAGVVRAPGVVRAAGVVKAAGVVKAAGVVKAAGVVRAPSIVRAAGVVKSPGVVKAPGVIRAAGVVTDGHSGSEGRLPRWQSPPPSSPTPSFGCPLKGRLYRASA
- the LOC138861133 gene encoding uncharacterized protein; this encodes MALLNAGFVVLRPRSHARDAPTPLSTPTRFIRSCARPQVFHSPVHARDSPTPLSTPARLIRSCPRPRDLSAPVHARETHPLLSTPARLIRSCPRPRDSSAPVHARDSPTPLSTPATLLRSCPRPQVSHSPVHARETHPLLSTPATLLRPSPDTHTAPLIPTLHSSLIPTYPQTHISSLMPTLKTYKSPHTAPLIPTLALLDTHSNPLIPTLPLIVPASPPDTRLPIYPRYPLRAPEDHAPPRPRVPLTPLGYYAHAGLRALVGHVLDTHKHRCWMHLHGRADTRG